A genomic stretch from Flavobacterium sp. KS-LB2 includes:
- a CDS encoding DMT family transporter: MIKNSVLKGVFLVGLGATSYGMLATFVRMAYDENYTTAEVTVSQFVFGIIGILLINAFQRNRNNNTAVKASKKNKSQLMLAGTSTGLTSVFYYLAVKFDIPVSIAIVLLMQTVWIGVLLEWFLEKKAPSKVKTISVIIVLIGTVLATNLLYSDVKLNPLGIFFGLLAATSFTTTMFTANRIATEISSAQRSLYMLFGGGIIVLIFALLTQIIPNQFPTMADALGVFSTAKDFNFSIFLKWGIILSLFGTIIPPMLLNAGFPLTGIGLGSIVSALELPVSVLMAYFILSEKVILLQWVGIILIILAIVIMNVNFKKKA; the protein is encoded by the coding sequence ATGATAAAGAATAGTGTATTAAAAGGAGTTTTCTTAGTAGGTCTTGGTGCAACAAGTTATGGAATGCTGGCAACATTTGTAAGAATGGCTTATGATGAAAATTATACAACTGCAGAAGTAACTGTTTCACAATTTGTTTTTGGAATTATTGGAATTTTATTAATTAATGCCTTTCAAAGAAACCGTAACAACAATACAGCGGTTAAAGCGTCTAAAAAAAACAAATCACAATTAATGCTTGCTGGAACTTCCACTGGACTAACGAGCGTTTTTTATTATTTAGCGGTAAAATTCGACATTCCTGTTTCAATTGCTATTGTTCTTTTAATGCAAACAGTTTGGATTGGCGTTCTATTGGAATGGTTTTTAGAGAAAAAAGCACCTTCTAAAGTTAAAACTATATCTGTAATAATTGTGTTAATTGGTACTGTTTTAGCAACTAACTTACTATATTCTGATGTGAAATTAAATCCATTAGGAATCTTTTTTGGATTATTAGCTGCAACTTCATTTACCACAACAATGTTTACTGCAAATAGAATTGCAACCGAAATTTCATCGGCGCAAAGAAGTCTTTACATGCTTTTTGGTGGCGGAATAATAGTTTTAATTTTCGCACTACTTACACAAATAATTCCAAATCAATTTCCAACAATGGCTGATGCATTAGGAGTTTTTTCTACTGCAAAAGATTTTAATTTTAGTATTTTCCTCAAATGGGGAATTATACTTTCTCTATTTGGAACTATTATTCCGCCAATGCTTTTAAACGCAGGATTTCCTTTAACAGGAATTGGGCTAGGAAGTATTGTTTCGGCACTGGAACTACCTGTTTCTGTACTAATGGCGTATTTTATTTTGAGTGAAAAAGTAATTCTGCTTCAATGGGTTGGAATTATTTTAATCATCTTGGCAATTGTGATTATGAATGTGAATTTTAAGAAAAAGGCTTAA
- a CDS encoding DoxX family protein — protein sequence MNLPWHLYVMAFVYFIAGLNHFRNPRLYLKIIPPYFPNPKALNYISGLAEIILGIALCIPTLSHYGAWGIIALLVAIFPTHLYMYFDEKARMGLPKWVLLLRMPLQLVLIFWAYQYT from the coding sequence ATGAATTTACCTTGGCATTTATATGTGATGGCTTTTGTTTACTTTATTGCAGGATTAAACCATTTCAGAAACCCGAGACTGTACCTAAAAATCATTCCGCCTTATTTCCCGAATCCAAAGGCACTGAATTACATCAGCGGTTTAGCTGAAATAATTCTAGGCATTGCCCTGTGCATTCCTACGCTATCCCATTATGGTGCTTGGGGAATAATTGCTTTGCTAGTTGCTATTTTCCCAACACATCTTTACATGTATTTTGATGAAAAAGCAAGAATGGGTTTACCAAAATGGGTTTTGCTTTTGCGAATGCCTTTACAGTTAGTCCTTATTTTCTGGGCTTACCAATATACATAA
- a CDS encoding alpha-ketoglutarate-dependent dioxygenase AlkB family protein — protein sequence MKQLFESTSEPLFLQLPDAEIIYYPQFFDKKQADIIFAELTHEIPWQQDDIRVFGKIHQQPRLTALFGNEGKPYSYSNITMQPHPWNLLLQKLKSQIEKVAEVNFTTVLLNQYRDGKDSNGWHADNEKELGVNPVIASVSFGAERTFQLKHNSNKDLKKSIVLQHGSLLLMKGTTQHYWKHQIPKTAKPIGPRINGTFRIIK from the coding sequence GTGAAACAGCTATTTGAATCCACATCGGAACCCCTATTTCTTCAATTGCCAGACGCTGAAATTATCTATTATCCGCAGTTTTTTGACAAAAAGCAAGCCGATATTATTTTTGCCGAATTAACACACGAAATTCCGTGGCAGCAAGATGATATCAGAGTCTTTGGAAAAATTCATCAGCAACCTCGCTTGACTGCTTTGTTTGGAAACGAAGGAAAACCATATTCCTATTCAAACATAACCATGCAGCCCCATCCTTGGAATTTGCTTTTGCAAAAGCTAAAATCACAAATCGAAAAGGTAGCTGAAGTCAATTTTACAACCGTTTTACTCAATCAGTACCGCGACGGAAAAGACAGCAACGGCTGGCACGCCGATAATGAAAAAGAATTAGGAGTAAATCCTGTAATTGCTTCAGTGAGTTTTGGCGCAGAACGCACGTTTCAGCTGAAACACAATTCCAATAAAGACCTAAAAAAAAGCATCGTACTGCAACACGGAAGTTTATTACTAATGAAAGGCACCACACAGCATTACTGGAAGCACCAAATTCCGAAAACTGCCAAACCCATTGGACCCAGAATAAATGGTACCTTCCGAATAATCAAATAA
- a CDS encoding sterol desaturase family protein: MNDIIAYFSTIPSSHRSLILVGGITFFWLIENAFPLFNFTYKKWHHAGINIFMTLTTIVINFCLAFILLKSADWSIANNFGILQWLPEMPLWLYALIGLLLLDLIGAYLVHLVEHKTKFLWRFHLIHHTDTWIDTTTANRHHPGESVIRFTFTALGVLIVGSPMWMVFLYQTLSVVATQFNHANISLPKKVDTILSYFIVSPDMHKVHHHYVLPYTDSNYGNIFSIWDRLFGTFMMLPKEEIIYGIDTHLKPEEHNELKNLLKIPFQKQPLKENS, from the coding sequence ATGAATGATATTATTGCTTATTTTTCTACCATTCCTTCATCTCATAGAAGCTTAATTCTTGTGGGTGGAATTACTTTTTTTTGGCTAATCGAAAATGCTTTTCCATTATTTAATTTCACGTACAAGAAATGGCATCATGCAGGCATCAACATCTTTATGACCTTAACCACTATTGTAATCAACTTTTGTTTGGCGTTTATATTATTGAAATCAGCTGATTGGAGTATTGCCAACAATTTTGGAATTTTACAATGGCTACCTGAAATGCCGTTATGGCTCTATGCCCTTATTGGATTACTATTATTGGATTTAATTGGTGCTTATCTGGTGCATTTAGTAGAGCATAAAACCAAATTTTTATGGCGTTTTCACTTGATTCATCATACCGATACTTGGATTGATACCACTACAGCGAATAGACATCACCCAGGTGAAAGTGTAATTCGGTTTACATTTACGGCCCTTGGTGTTTTAATTGTTGGAAGCCCGATGTGGATGGTTTTTCTGTACCAAACATTATCTGTTGTTGCCACACAATTCAATCATGCTAACATTTCACTTCCGAAAAAAGTAGATACAATTTTGAGTTATTTCATCGTGTCACCAGACATGCACAAAGTACACCATCATTATGTTTTACCATATACGGATAGTAATTATGGCAATATATTCTCTATTTGGGATAGACTTTTTGGAACTTTTATGATGCTTCCAAAAGAAGAAATCATTTATGGAATCGACACACATTTGAAGCCCGAAGAACACAATGAATTAAAAAATTTATTAAAAATACCCTTTCAAAAACAACCTTTAAAGGAAAATAGTTAA
- a CDS encoding DUF2805 domain-containing protein → MKKSNRKELNWEQTEKLVTLALEEKNPFEIIKKEFGLAEKEVLEIMKKKMPAEKFEMWKKKATANKPKPKPVKIDDFDEDLDGKYYIKNKLD, encoded by the coding sequence ATGAAAAAGAGTAACCGTAAAGAATTGAACTGGGAGCAAACAGAAAAACTTGTTACATTGGCTTTAGAAGAAAAAAATCCTTTTGAAATCATAAAAAAAGAATTTGGTTTAGCCGAAAAAGAAGTTCTTGAAATCATGAAAAAGAAAATGCCCGCAGAAAAATTTGAAATGTGGAAAAAGAAAGCAACTGCAAATAAACCAAAACCAAAACCAGTTAAGATTGATGATTTTGATGAAGATTTGGATGGTAAATATTATATAAAAAACAAACTAGATTAG